One stretch of Phocoena phocoena chromosome 10, mPhoPho1.1, whole genome shotgun sequence DNA includes these proteins:
- the LOC136130004 gene encoding small VCP/p97-interacting protein, translating into MGLCFPCPAEAAPPSRDLEEKRAKLAEAAERRQKEAASRGILNVRSVEEKRKKKEKIEKEMAASGPPPEGGLRWTVS; encoded by the coding sequence ATGGGGCTGTGTTTTCCCTGTCCCGCGGAGGCCGCGCCTCCTTCGAGGGACCTGGAAGAGAAAAGAGCAAAGCTTGCAGAGGCTgcagaaagaagacagaaggagGCTGCATCTCGGGGCATTCTGAATGTTCGGTctgtggaagaaaagagaaagaaaaaggaaaaaatagaaaaagaaatggctGCATCTGGACCCCCACCAGAAGGTGGCCTTAGGTGGACAGTTTCATAA